From Erigeron canadensis isolate Cc75 chromosome 5, C_canadensis_v1, whole genome shotgun sequence:
GATAAATTAAATGGATTTCAGCTGGAGTTTTTGGCGGAGGATGAAATGATCCAGATTGTTCCAAATCTTAATATGAAGCCCCTTACTTTTATTTGTGTATTtctctttctttacttttttcttttagttaaaatataaaattttcttattatacttgatttataattaaatttgaatAGTATAGAATAAACTGACAAGAGAGGACTTGTAGGGAGATTTTGGTCCATTTACGTCTCGGGTACCAATTGAAGTACCGATATGGCTAGCAATCGCGTTGAAGAAGAGAGGAAAATGCACTATCCAGCCTCCCGAATGGATGTCTCTTGGTAAACCACATTTTGTTTTATACAGCCCTCATTTTTTCGTTTAGGGTGAATTGGTGAAAGTCGATAgatttaaatgttaaaaaaaagatatctGAATAAAAGATTTAAGAAAGGTACCAAATTTTTGAGGAAATGTGAATAAAATGTCACTGAGATTGAGAAAACGTGCATGGTATTTTACTTAAGTTAGGGATCCGATTATGATGATTTGACCTGTGATTATAAATAGCCAGATAAAATATTTAACTAATTCGAAGAATCAAGTTAGTATGTTTATCCATATTATTGAAATGCGCATATTATGCTACCACAGAAGAGCATTTTTCTCGTATATTTTGTGGTTTTTCATGTTTTACGAGGTTTTCAACtcttttttagtttctttttgaCTGTTTGTGACATAAAATGCAACTTTTTAGTCCTTGTGAATCTCATGTTGTTTGAGTGGTTTTCATTTGAAATTGCatctacatatatacaaacacataTCGGTAAAAAGGAAATTTTGATGTGGACTAGGATTGATGGGTGTAATGCATATTGTTAAATAGTAACTAGTCATCTTTTTGGTTTCTTTCTTCTCTACTAGAAAAGCTGACTCAAGTTTTAGAGGCAGAGCGTGACTCTGCAGGCTCATTTGAAGCGTTACCATTTCATTATGTTGAGATCTCAAGGCTACTTTTTGACCAGTGAGTGTTTGCCAACTTATTCTTATCAGTTTAGCAAAGTGAAAACCATGCCTTATATAGTGTATTTGATGCAGTGCTCGTGATGACATACCTGAAGTATATATGGTCAGTCCTgacattttttctaaaaaaatagcTATTGGATACCAGAAGTTTAAAAGCTCATACTTTTTGTATTGTGTAGGTAAGGTCTCTCATTGAAGATATTAAAGATGTAAGGTTTCATAAAATTGGCACTGGATTAGAGAAGGTTTCAACTTGGACATTTGCAATGAAGGTATGTTTCACCTCTGTAATGTGAACTAAGAATACAGAAaatatgttttatctttataagGTGAAATAAGCATTTTTTATTATGGCccgtttttaataaaaacattaaataggATGATTGGCATCTTAGTGAGTTATTTTCTCATGACAGAATGTTTTACTTGATTACTAAGCTAATTTTTGATAACACGGTTAACATGCTGCTTTCTAAAGAACTAGCTAGTGGTTTCCACAATTCCACCAAACTCTGCTTCAGGCACATATTATACCGACTAAACTTCACAAAAGCAAGAGGTTGTGTTAAAGATCAAATGTGTAAATTTGAATGAGACGGGTCAGTTGGGTACACCTGAAACTTTTATAGAATAGAAATATAGCCTTGTCCCCAGAAGGCCGGAACCACATTGGATCCCCGTCATGACCTCCCCGCTAGGTTCTTGATGTCGGTGAAATACCTTCACTTAAAACCCACATGATTTGGGCATCCCTAAGGATTGGACACGCGTCTCTCAACTTCACATGTGAGCCCAAGCTGCATTGGTACGGGTACCACTCCATCTATTGATAGATTAGTGGTACTGAgccaaatatgattacaaaagttATACTCTTTCCATGTAGATTTTCTTTTAGGTGTTTTATTCGTTAAAATAACAAATTGGGTTATTATCTATCAATTTGAACTATTTGAccattttcttattttgtttgaCCATCACCTATTCCTAAGTAAAATAGTTGAAATTACTAGTCATACCGATTAAGCAAATCTTGACATGAGGTTGTCAGCTTCTGGGTATCGTTGTTGACATGAGGCTGTCAGGGGTGTCTATGTAGTCTGTCATGAAACTGAGCAGAAGGGGATGGGAGTGTCAATTATCATCGGTAGAAGTAGAAGtagtttttaatttcattttgtcATGGTTCTTATCACTTGTATTAAATGTACATATTCACAGTTAAATTTATCTGCAATGGAAGTAAATGTGATAAGGCCCTTTGTTACTGGAGggctagaaacatttttcaaacTTGGTAACCCAGAGATGATCCACAACACGGAGAGACAAGAACATAGACCAACCCAAGCAGCTGATCGGGGACCAAGGGTAAGTTTTTTCACTTGATCACCAAAAACAGAAGTTGAGGGTACGAGTACAAGTCAATCATCTTGCTCATTGATCAATATACATGCTAAGCATTCAactatctttctttttttccagCGTGAGTTGAGACGATGAAGACTTCTTCAACCTTATCCATCAGAAGTGATGTTCAGAATTAAGCAAGGAAGGCTCTGTTAGTCAATAAGTTGATTTCTACATGTAGGTCAGTCAAGAGTTGACTCCTCAAACTCCTTTTCGTTGCACCAGAACCAAACTGGGTAttcaaaaaagtttgatattAAGAAAGGATAAGTATTTTACATTTAATGACCATGTTTGACATATTTCTTCCAACACCTCCAACCTAATATTTCCTCGTTTTTTGGTTTGTGGAGAACTGTCGAAATTTTTAGACTTAATGTTGCAAGCGTGCATCAGCTGTGATTTGTAACACTATTTTTTGAATTTCTGGTAATCTTTGAGTGATGCATGACAATAGGGTCAGATACATTGTCAATAATGCCTCTAGACTCTTGAGCCTAATGTTAGCTAAGTTATATCTTtcaaaaaacatgttaaaagtCCATAACTTTCTTTAAGCTCCTTTTCTTTTTGAGGACTCCTTTCTTATTCGTAATATAGATTAttgcaatatatatatcattatcattagcGGAATTCTTACTAGGTTGTACTCTGTTAATTTGAGCTATACCAGGACAAATATTAATATGAAATGTGCATTGAAACTTCATCCTTGGTTATGTCAGAAGACAAAAGTAAGCTTTAGTACAAGGTGCTTCTAGACAGAGAAACTCGTTGACTACGTCTAAAACTAGATTGTTTCTAAGACGGTCTTTCCATGTAAACTTTTAATGTGATTACTGATATGCCGAGTCACAATTGCATCTTTTTTTTGTTCCCAAAATCTGTTTCGTAGCAATCTCTTCCGTTCCTAAATAGGTGACGATGATCCATCTTAAATTTAGGCGTCAATCCTTAGAGTTAGTTCTCAGAACATGTAAAATCATCTATCTTTGTTTTCTTAGTTACCAATGGGGTGAAACCCCAGTGGTACCGCCATCATGTGACCACATAGGCCTACAGATGAAGGCTAGAGGTCACAGGTTCAAAActtgccaaaggcaagtggagaaactatatTCTTGTGATCCCATGTGTGAGAATGGTGACTTACCGGACATAAGTTTTATGCGGTGTGCGCTCTGAGTACCAaaatggtacatgggaccagagggttcccaaccatttacctttttttttaattatagaaGGTTTGCGCAAATGTAAAAAGCACAAGAGAGATAGTAAGACCATATCAAAGACGCGTATTTGGTTTACTTCTCAAAAAGATCATACAAAAACTACATTACAGCCTTCATTACCCACAACATAAAATTATAATGCatttaaagggtttttttttgctATACATCTTGTTAGATAATAAATATGACATTTGGAGGTATCATGCCCGATATGGGATAGTATTAGACTATTAGATAAACAAGGGATGATAATGGGACCAAAATCAGGAGTAGCATCTTTGTAGCTGTTTTTATATTCTTCAATAACAATATGTGCCTTTCTGGCATGTTTAGCCTGCTAACTGATACCCCAATTATCAATCATTACTCGTATTTTGTACTTGGATTCTAGTAAAGGAAGGTTGGATATTCTGTCATGGGACCCAGAAAGGAAATTAAAATCTAAAGCATTGttataaacttgtaatattatgttttttctCTATACTGGATGTTTACATTATGAAGTGTACTAAATTTTGCTATAATGATAACAGGTCAACTAGCAGCCCATGTGTGCGTGGAGTATATTACTAATCACttgtaaaagaaatatatttgaaaatgtcATTAATGGTTAGATGGGTCGAAAGAAATAATAGAACGTTGAACTAtaagtatttattttattttttatccaCACGTTTTAGATTCGACTTCTTGAAATGAAAATTcggtatagtttttttttttatatagattatcTAGTTAGTTTCTACAAATTGCACCAGAGTTAGATACATCAATATAGCCAATTAGCTATTCCTATGCAAACCTTGCATAATGGTCTCTCGTGAAGGAAAAAGGTGAATCGGTCATTCACTCATTTGTTTGCTTTAGGATTTTTGTTTTAATCTTTATTATTTTAACTAGAATATTTCAATCATTGGAAACAtctaaactataaaaaaaaattgtcttgATAGAATGTGATTGATGTGGACATCTAACTATAACTACATATACGTTGTCAAGTTGATGCATCTAATCAAGCTTATATTATTTCTCAATGTCGACATCAAACACAGATTATATATGATGATCATGTACAATAAAACCGTGAGACATTATGTGTCCTCTTTTGTTACCCGGTTAttagtaaaagttaaaaatatgtcaaaaatCATACAAATTTATTCATTTTCATTGCTTTATCTGGATGCCAAACTTGTAAGTCGTTAGCTATTTAATAAACATCGACTAGTAAATCTGTATATATGCACACATATAATTTACTGTTTTAGTCGTCACAGATGCTGAGATGCAATACTTTAACATTACaactttttgtttaaattataattacatCTCATGTTTTACATTATTTTCTCTTTCTCCAATCTTATCAGATTTCTttagattttaaactttgaaaatgaATTTATGAACTTGGCACTTAAAGCAAAGCAACTGTGAGAGAACAAGTTACATAAATTTATTCTTCGAGAAAACACATGTATACCCAATGATACTTGGATGATTTTTGCGTACAAAATGATGCTAAAATCTTTGAGTATGAACTATGAAGTATATGTGTTTTGCTAAATtgtattactattttttttttatctctattATCCCTTACTaactcttttatttatacacaaGTTTTATTTGTATACCATAACAAGGTACAGTTAcctttataattattatattgtattatatacattattaaaataaatgtatgtgAATAGTAACAGACTACGTGGTGAGTTACTATTCGCTTACATTACAGCCCAcatcattatttggattttATCACATCTATTCCGTTCGGTTTTACCACATTGCATCCTATGCGAATTTTCTAACATACCACCATTTGGGTTTTACCACATTGCATCTCGTGCGAATTTTTTAACACGAgttactttttgtttattttcacaCTACTTTTACATCATTGAACCTTTTTGTGACCACATCCCGTATCACTATCAGATTTTGTCAAACTGCATCTCACTTGAATTGTCAACTAATAT
This genomic window contains:
- the LOC122598897 gene encoding DNA replication complex GINS protein PSF2-like, with the protein product MSGQSDPRGVSTFTAAELEFLAEDEMIQIVPNLNMKPLTFICGDFGPFTSRVPIEVPIWLAIALKKRGKCTIQPPEWMSLEKLTQVLEAERDSAGSFEALPFHYVEISRLLFDHARDDIPEVYMVRSLIEDIKDVRFHKIGTGLEKVSTWTFAMKLNLSAMEVNVIRPFVTGGLETFFKLGNPEMIHNTERQEHRPTQAADRGPRRELRR